In the genome of Streptomyces sp. P3, the window TCTTCTGGCCGTTGAGGACGTACTCCTCGCCGTCCTTCACGGCCTTCGACGTGATCGCCGACACGTCCGAGCCGAGACCCGGCTCCGACATCGAGAACGCGCCCCGGATGTCGCCGGCCGCCATGCGCGGCAGGTAGTGGTCCTTCTGCTCCTGCGTGCCGTGCTGCTTGAGCATGTACGCCACGATGAAGTGGGTGTTGATGATGCCGGAGACCGACATCCAGCCGCGGGCGATCTCCTCCACGCACAGGGCGTAGGTGAGGAGTGACTCGCCCAGACCGCCGTACTCCTCGGGGATCATCAGACCGAACAGGCCCAACTCCTTGAGGCCGTCGACGATCTGCTGCGGGTACTCGTCGCGGTGCTCCAGCTCGGTGGCCACCGGGATGATCTCCTTGTCCACGAAGTCGCGGACGGTGGAGAGGATCTCCTGCTGGATGTCGGTCAGACCGGCGGTCTGGGCGAGTCGTGCCATGGCTACTTCTCCTGCTCCCTGAGCTCGGGGCGGCCGGGCTGCTCGCCGCCGCGCTCCTTGATGTACGTCTCGGTCGGCACCATCACCTTGCGGCGGAACACGCAGACCAGCGTGCCGTCCTGCTTGTAGCCCTTGGTCTCGACGTAGACGATGCCGCGGTCGTTCTTCGATTTCGACGGCCACTTGTCCAGCACGGTCGTCTGGCCGTACAGCGTGTCGCCGTGGAAGGTCGGGGCCACGTGCCGCAGCGACTCGATCTCCAGGTTGGCGATCGCCTTGCCGGAGATGTCGGGCACGGACATGCCGAGCAGCAGCGAGTAGATGTAGTTGCCCACGACGACGTTCTTGCCGAAGTCGGTCGTCTTCTCGGCGTAGTTCGTGTCCATGTGGAGCGGATGGTGGTTCATCGTGAGGAGACAGAACAGGTGGTCGTCGTACTCGGTGACCGTCTTTCCCGGCCAGTGCTTGTACGTCGCCCCGACCTCGAACTCCTCGTAGGTGCGTCCGAACTGCATCGCGCTCAGGCCTCCGGGATCTCGAACTTCGACGTGCGCCGCATCCCGGCCGCCCGTCCCTTGCCGGAGATGACCAGCGCCATCTTGCGGCTGGCCTCGTCGATCATCTCGTCGCCGAGCATCGCCGAGCCCTTCTTGCCGCCCGCCTCGGACGTGCAGTAGTCGTAGGCGTCCAGGATCAGCTCGGCGTGGTCGAAGTCCTCCTGCGACGGGGAGAAGATCTCGTTGGACGCCTCGACCTGGCCCGGGTGCAGCACCCACTTGCCGTCGAAGCCGAGCGCGGCGGCGCGCTGCGCGACCGCGCGGTAGCCGTCCACGTTGCGGATCTGCAGGTAGGGGCCGTCGATCGCCTGGAGGTCGTTGGCGCGGGCGGCCATCAGGATCTTCATCAGGATGTAGTGGTAGGCGTCCGCCGGGTAGCCGGGCGGCTGCTCGCCCACGACCAGCGACTTCATGTTGATCGACGCCATGAAGTCGGCCGGGCCGAAGATGATCGTCTCGACGCGCGGGGAGGCCTGCGCGATCTCGTTGACGTTGTTGAGGCCCTGGGCGTTCTCGATCTGCGCCTCGATGCCGATGCGGCCGACCTCGAAGCCCATGGTCTTCTCGATCTGCGTCAGCAGCAGGTCGAGGGCGACGATCTGCTGGGCGTTCTGCACCTTCGGCAGCATGATGCAGTCGAGGTGGGGTCCGGCCCCCTCGACCACCGTCACGACGTCGCGGTACGTCCACTCGGTCGTCCAGTCGTTGACGCGCACCACCCTCGTCTTGCCGGTCCAGTCGCCCTCGTTGAGGAACTTGACGATGGTGTGGCGGGCCTCGGGCTTGGCGAGCGGCGCGCACGCGTCCTCGAGGTCCAGGAAGACCTGGTCCGCCGGGAGGCCCTGTGCCTTCTCCAGGAAGCGGGGGTTGCTCCCGGGCACCGCGAGGCAGGAGCGTCGCGGACGCAGACGGTTGACGGGCGTGGTCATGCGGGGACCTCCAGGGGGTCGAGCTTGTTCGCTTTGCGGATCTCGTCGACGATGCGGCCGATGATTCCGGTGATGTCGAAGTCCTTCGGGGTGAAGACCGCGGCCACGCCGGCGGCCCGGAGCTGCTCGGCGTCTCCATTCGGGATGATGCCACCGGCGATCACCGGGATGTCTGTGGCACCGGCCACACGCAGCCGTTCGAGGACGTCCGGCACCAGTTGGGCGTGCGATCCGGAGAGGATGGACAGGCCGACGGCGTGCACGTCCTCCTCGAGCGCCGCGTCCACGATCTGCTCGGGCGTCAGCCGGATGCCCTGGTAGACCACTTCGAACCCGGCGTCGCGGGCCCGCACGGCGATCTGCTCGGCACCGTTGGAGTGCCCGTCCAGGCCCGGCTTGCCGACCAGGAAGCGCAGCTTGCCGACACCCATGTCCTTCGCGGTCAGGTCCACCCTGCGGCGGACGTCGGCCATGGCCGAGCCCTCCTCCGCCGGGACCGCCACCGGCGCCGACGACACGCCGGTCGGAGCGCGGAACTCGCCGAACACCTCGCGCAGCGCCCCGGCCCACTCACCGGTCGTGACGCCGGCGCGGGCGCACTCCAGGGTCGCCTCCATGAGGTTGGCGGTGCCCTTGGCGGCCTCCTTCAGCTTCTCCAGCGCCTTGCACGGACGCGGGTGGTTGAAGGGCGGCTGGTACCGCGTGTCGCGCCAGTGCTGCAGGGAGGCGACGACCCGGGCCTCCACCGCCGGGTCGACCGTCTGGATCGCGGTGTCGAGGTCGGCGGTCAGCGGGTTGGGCTCGGTCGTCTCGAAGACGTTGACGCCGATGATCTTCTCCTCGCCCGACTCGATGCGGGCGCGCCGCTCGGCGTGCGAGGAGACCAGCTGCGACTTCAGGTAGCCGGACTCGACGGCGGCCATCGCGCCGCCCATCTCCTGGATCCGCCCGATCTCCGCGAGGGACGCCTCGACCAGCTCGGTGACCTTCGCCTCGACGACGTGCGAGCCCGCGAAGATGTCCTCGTACTCCAGCAGGTCGCTCTCCAGGGCGAGGACCTGCTGGATGCGCAGGCTCCACTGCTGGTCCCAGGGCCGGGGCAGGCCCAGGGCCTCGTTCCAGGCCGGCAGCTGCACGGCACGCGCGCGTGCGTCCTTCGACAGCGTCACGGCGAGCATCTCCAGCACGATCCGCTGGACGTTGTTCTCCGGCTGCGCCTCCGTCAGGCCCAGGGAGTTGACCTGGACGCCGTAGCGGAAGCGGCGCTGCTTGGGGTTGTCGATGCCGTAGCGCTCGCGGGTGATCTGGTCCCAGATACGGCCGAAGGCGCGCATCTTGCACATCTCCTCGATGAAGCGGACGCCCGCGTTCACGAAGAAGGAGATACGGGCGACGACGTCGCCGAACTTGTCGGCCGGCACCTGCCCGGAGTCCCGGACGGCGTCCAGCACGGCGATCGCCGTGGACATCGCGTACGCGATCTCCTGCACCGGCGTGGCCCCGGCCTCCTGCAGGTGGTAGCTGCAGATGTTGATCGGGTTCCACTTCGGCATGTGGGAGACCGTGTACGCGATCATGTCCGTCGTCAGACGCAGGCTCGGCCCCGGCGGGAAGACGTGCGTCCCCCGGGACAGGTACTCCTTGACGATGTCGTTCTGGGTCGTGCCCTGGAGCAGGGTGACGTCCGCGCCCTGCTCCTCGGCGACGACCTGGTAGAGCGCCAGCAGCCACATGGCGGTGGCGTTGATCGTCATCGAGGTGTTCATCTGCTCCAGGGGGATGTCCTGGAACAGCCTGCGCATGTCGCCGAGGTGGGCCACCGGCACGCCGACCCGGCCGACCTCGCCGCGGGCGAGGACGTGGTCGGAGTCGTAGCCGGTCTGGGTGGGCAGGTCGAACGCGACCGACAGACCCGTCTGACCCTTGGCGAGGTTGCGCCGGTACAGCTCGTTGGACGCCTCGGCCGTGGAGTGACCGGCGTACGTGCGCATGAGCCACGGCCGGTCCTTCTCCCGCAGTCCTTCGGCGGGCTGACGCTCAGTCATCTATGACCCCGGGTGTCTCAGATGTTGCGGAAGCGGTTGATGGCGTCGATGTGCTGGGCGCGCTTGGCCTCGTCGCGCACGCCCAGCCCCTCCTGGGGGGCCAGCGCGAGGACGCCGACCTTGCCCTGGTGGAGGTTGCGGTGCACGTCGTAGGCGGCCTGGCCGGTCTCCTCCAGGGAGTAGACCTTCGACAGCGTCGGGTGGATCCTGCCCTTCGCGACCAGCCGGTTGGCCTCCCAGGCCTCGCGGTAGTTGGCGAAGTGCGAGCCGATGATCCGCTTCAGTGACATCCACAGGTAGCGGTTGTCGTACTGGTGCATGTAGCCCGAGGTCGAGGCGCAGGTGGTGATGGTGCCGCCCTTGCGGGTGACGTACACGGAGGCGCCGAAGGTCTCACGGCCGGGGTGTTCGAAGACGATGTCGATGTCCTCGCCGCCGGTGAGTTCGCGGATGCGCTTGCCGAAGCGCTTCCACTCCTTGGGGTCCTGGGTGTTCTCGTCCTTCCAGAACCGGTAGTCCTCGGCGGTGCGGTCGATGATCGCCTCGGCGCCCATGGCCCGGCAGATCTCGGCCTTCTGCGGCGAGGAGACGACGCAGATCGGGTTGGCGCCGCCGGCCAGCGCGAACTGCGTGGCGTAGCTGCCGAGTCCGCCGCTGGCGCCCCAGATCAGGACGTTGTCGCCCTGCTTCATGCCGGCGCCGTTGCGGGAGACCAGTTGCCGGTAGGCGGTGGAGTTGACGAGGCCGGGGGCCGCCGCCTCCTCCCACGACAGGTGGTCCGGCTTCGGCATCAGCTGGTTGGACTTGACCAGGGCGATCTCCGCCAGGCCGCCGAAGTTGGTCTCGAAGCCCCAGATGCGCTGCTCGGGGTCGAGCATCGTGTCGTTGTGGCCGTCCGAGGACTCCAGCTCGACGGAGAGACAGTGCGCGACGACCTCGTCGCCCGGCCTCCAGGCGTTGACGCCCGGGCCGGTGCGCAGCACGACGCCCGCGAGGTCGGAGCCGATGATGTGGTATGGCAGGTCGTGCCGCTTGGTGAGCTCGCTGAGGCGGCCGTAGCGCTCCAGGAAGGAGAACGTCGAGACCGGCTCGAAGATCGAGGTCCACACGGAGTTGTAGTTGACCGAGGAGGCCATGACGGCCACCAGGGCCTCGCCCGGTCCGAGCTCGGGCAGGGCCACCTCGTCCAGGTGGATCGACTTGCGCGGGTCCTTGTCGCGGGTCTCCAGGCCCGCGAACATCTCCGTCTCGTCCTTGTGCACGGTGATCGCGCGGTAGGACTCGGGGAGCGGCAGAGCGGCGAAGTCGTCCGGCGTGGACTCCGGCGACTGGATCGCGTCCAGGATCTTGTTCATGGTCACGGTGTTGCCTCCGGCGGTGAGCGCCCTGAGGGAGGGGCGCTGGGGTGTACGTCGGTGCTGCTGAGGGTTCGGGGAAGTGCCGTCGGTTCGGCGGTGTGGTTCGGCAGCGCTTTGTGGCGCGGGAGGTTGCCTGTGACGCAGGCGTCCGGGCGCGCAATCCATGAGGGTTGCGGGGACAGCCGGCGTACGTGTGGTCTCTGCACGCCGGCCGCCCGGACATCTTCAACGTATGACACCGCGTGTCACCTCGCAAGGCACTGAGTGCCAGAACTTCCTCTCAGCTGAAATCTTTACGTAACAAATGAGCGATGATCGATCGAACGCGCGCGTAATTCCGCGCGAAAAGGTGCTCTGACATGCCAAAACGGCCACCCGGAGGGGTGGCCGTCATCACAGCGCGAAGGGACCGCGAGGGACCGTGGAGGGGCCGCGAGGGACCGTGGAGGGGCCGCGAGTCGGACGCGGAACCGACGCGGAGGGGGCTCAGCGCTCCTTGAGCGCCTGCTCGATGGTGCGCATGACCTCGTCCAGCGACGCGTCGGTCCGGGCGACGGTGACCAGCACCTCGCCCGCGGAGGAGACCGCCGCCGCGGCTGGCTGCGGGGCGGCGGCGCCCCGGCCGGCGCCGATGCCCGTCCCGAACGTCTTGCGCACGATGGCGAAGGCGTGGTCGAGCTGGCTCTCGACGTCGCCCTGGCCGCCGGCCCTCAGCCAGCGCCGCAGGACGTGGTTGTGGGCGGTGACCACGGCGGAGGCGGCGACCTCGGCGAGCAGCGGGTCGTCGTTGGCGTCGTCGTCGTGCGCGTGCTCGTCGAAATGGCCGAGGAGATAGCGGGTGAACAGCCGCTCGTAGCGGGCCACCGACGCGATCTCGGCCTCGCGCAGGGTGGGCACCTCGCGCGTGAGCTTGTAGCGGGCGACCGAGATCTCCGGCCGCGCCGCGTACATGCGCATGACCTCCTTGATGCCCCGGCACACCGTGTCCAGCGGGTGCTCGTGCGCGGGAGCCGCGTTCAGCACGGCCTCGGCCCGGATCAGGGTGTCGTCGTGGTCGGGGAAGATCGCCTCTTCCTTCGAGCGGAAGTGACGGAAGAAGGTGCGGCGGGCGACCCCGGCCGCCGCGGCGATCTCGTCGACGGTGGTCGCCTCGTACCCCTTGGTCGAGAACAGCTCCATGGCCGCGGCCGCCAGTTCTCGGCGCATCTTGAGCCGCTGGGCGGCCGCGCGGCCGCCTGCGGCGCTCTCCGGCGCGTCGGGCGTGGCTGGTGTACGTGAGGACCTGGCGGGCTGGGACATGACCCGAACGTACTGCATGTGCGCAGCTCGGTGCGCCTGTCCGGGGCTTCCCCCGCCCTCGGCGGGCGGGGGTGCTCCGGTGGGGCCGAGCAGGCCGCCCCAGTCCTTCGGCGCCCAGAACCAGTCGCCGGCGCCCTCAGCGGCGGGCATATTCGCGGAAGCCGCGGCCGGTCTTGCGGCCGAGGCAGCCCGCGGCCACCAGGTGCTCCAGCAGTGGCGCCGGCGCCAGTCCCGGGTCGCGGAACTCGCGGTGCAGGACCTTCTCGATCGCGAGCGAGACGTCGAGCCCGACGACGTCCAGCAGCTCGAAGGGGCCCATCGGATACCCGCCGCCCAGCTTCATCGCGGCGTCGATGTCGTCCAGGGTCGCGTAGTGGTCCTGCACCATCTTGATCGCGTTGTTGAGGTACGGGAAGAGCAGCGCGTTCACGATGAAGCCCGCCCGGTCCCCGCAGTCGACGGCGTGCTTCTTGATCCGCGCGCACACCTCGTGGACCGTCGCGTGGACGTCCTCGGCCGTCAGCACCGTGCGCACGACCTCGACCAGCTTCATCGCGGGCGCCGGGTTGAAGAAGTGCATCCCGATCACGTCCTGCGGGCGCGAAGTGGCCCGGGCGCAGGCGACGACCGGCAGCGAGGAGGTCGTCGTGGCGAGGACCGCGCCGGGCTTGCACACCTTGTCCAGAGTCGCGAAGAGCTGCTGCTTGACCTCGAGGTCCTCGGCGACCGCCTCCAGCGCCAGGTCGACGTCGGCGAACGCGTCGTAGGAGCCGGCCGGGGTGATCCGGTCCAGGATCTGCGCGGCGGCCTCGGCGGTCAGCCGGCCCTTGTCGACGGAACGCGCGAGCGACTTGCCGATCCGGGCCTTGGCGGTCTGCGCCTTCTCCTCGCTGCGGGCGGCGAGGACGACGTCGTAACCGGCCTTGGCGAAGACCTCGGCGATGCCGGAGGCCATGGTGCCGGAGCCGGCGACGCCGACCGAGGAGACCACGCGTCCCGCCGCCCCGGCCCCGTCCGACAGCGGGGTCAGCGCGTCCGGGACGACCGTCGCGCCGCCCGGGGTCTCGTAGGTGTAGAAGCCGCGGCCCGACTTACGGCCCGTCAGGCCGGCCTCGCTGAGCTGCTTGAGGATCGGTGCGGGGGCGTGCAGACGGTCGTGGGACTCGGCGTACATGGCCTCCAGGACCGTACGGGCGGTGTCGACGCCGATGAGGTCCAGCAGCGCCAGCGGGCCCATCGGCAGGCCGCAGCCGAGCCGCATCGCCGCGTCGATGTCCTCACGGGAGGCGTACCGGGCCTCGTACATCGCGGCGGCCTGGTTGAGGTAGCCGAACAGCAGTCCGTCGGCGACGAAGCCGGGCCGGTCGCCGACCGCGACGGGCTCCTTGCCCAGGTCGAGCGCGAGGTCGGTGACGGCGGTGACGGCGGCCGGGGCGGTCAGCACCGAGGAGACGACCTCGATCAGCTTCATGGCCGGCGCCGGGTTGAAGAAGTGCAGGCCCAGCACCCGCTCCGGGTGGGCCGAGTCGGCGGCGAGGCGGGTCACGGAGAGCGCGTTGGTGCCGGTGGCGAGGATGGTCCCGGGACGCACGATCCCGTCCAGCTCGCGGAAGATCTGCTGCTTGACCTCGTACGACTCCGGCGCCACCTCGATCACGAGGTCGGCGTCGGCCGCGGTGCGCAGGTCGGTGGAGACGCGGACCCGGGCCAGGACGTCCGTGCGCTCCTGCTCGGTGAGCCGCCCGCGCCGCACGGAGCGGGCGGTGGAGGCCTCCAGCGCGGCGACGGCGGCTGCGGTCTGGGCCTCGCTGACGTCGACGCCGATCACGTCGCGGCCGGCCGTGGCCAGGACCTCGGCGATGCCGGAGCCCATGGTGCCCAGACCGATGACGGCGATCGTCTGGAGCGGGGACAGAGGGGTGTCGGACAGGGGAGCGGCCATCGCGGGACTCCAGGAATGAGGTGACGACTGGGAACGCCCCCGGTGCGCCGGGGAGCCTCGAGAGGGCCGGGCGCACCGGGTGCGGAGAAAAGGGAGTGCGGGTGTGGTGCCGGGCTGCATGCGCACACGCCCGGTGCCGTCAT includes:
- a CDS encoding MaoC family dehydratase codes for the protein MQFGRTYEEFEVGATYKHWPGKTVTEYDDHLFCLLTMNHHPLHMDTNYAEKTTDFGKNVVVGNYIYSLLLGMSVPDISGKAIANLEIESLRHVAPTFHGDTLYGQTTVLDKWPSKSKNDRGIVYVETKGYKQDGTLVCVFRRKVMVPTETYIKERGGEQPGRPELREQEK
- a CDS encoding CoA ester lyase — translated: MTTPVNRLRPRRSCLAVPGSNPRFLEKAQGLPADQVFLDLEDACAPLAKPEARHTIVKFLNEGDWTGKTRVVRVNDWTTEWTYRDVVTVVEGAGPHLDCIMLPKVQNAQQIVALDLLLTQIEKTMGFEVGRIGIEAQIENAQGLNNVNEIAQASPRVETIIFGPADFMASINMKSLVVGEQPPGYPADAYHYILMKILMAARANDLQAIDGPYLQIRNVDGYRAVAQRAAALGFDGKWVLHPGQVEASNEIFSPSQEDFDHAELILDAYDYCTSEAGGKKGSAMLGDEMIDEASRKMALVISGKGRAAGMRRTSKFEIPEA
- a CDS encoding protein meaA, which gives rise to MTERQPAEGLREKDRPWLMRTYAGHSTAEASNELYRRNLAKGQTGLSVAFDLPTQTGYDSDHVLARGEVGRVGVPVAHLGDMRRLFQDIPLEQMNTSMTINATAMWLLALYQVVAEEQGADVTLLQGTTQNDIVKEYLSRGTHVFPPGPSLRLTTDMIAYTVSHMPKWNPINICSYHLQEAGATPVQEIAYAMSTAIAVLDAVRDSGQVPADKFGDVVARISFFVNAGVRFIEEMCKMRAFGRIWDQITRERYGIDNPKQRRFRYGVQVNSLGLTEAQPENNVQRIVLEMLAVTLSKDARARAVQLPAWNEALGLPRPWDQQWSLRIQQVLALESDLLEYEDIFAGSHVVEAKVTELVEASLAEIGRIQEMGGAMAAVESGYLKSQLVSSHAERRARIESGEEKIIGVNVFETTEPNPLTADLDTAIQTVDPAVEARVVASLQHWRDTRYQPPFNHPRPCKALEKLKEAAKGTANLMEATLECARAGVTTGEWAGALREVFGEFRAPTGVSSAPVAVPAEEGSAMADVRRRVDLTAKDMGVGKLRFLVGKPGLDGHSNGAEQIAVRARDAGFEVVYQGIRLTPEQIVDAALEEDVHAVGLSILSGSHAQLVPDVLERLRVAGATDIPVIAGGIIPNGDAEQLRAAGVAAVFTPKDFDITGIIGRIVDEIRKANKLDPLEVPA
- the ccrA gene encoding crotonyl-CoA carboxylase/reductase is translated as MNKILDAIQSPESTPDDFAALPLPESYRAITVHKDETEMFAGLETRDKDPRKSIHLDEVALPELGPGEALVAVMASSVNYNSVWTSIFEPVSTFSFLERYGRLSELTKRHDLPYHIIGSDLAGVVLRTGPGVNAWRPGDEVVAHCLSVELESSDGHNDTMLDPEQRIWGFETNFGGLAEIALVKSNQLMPKPDHLSWEEAAAPGLVNSTAYRQLVSRNGAGMKQGDNVLIWGASGGLGSYATQFALAGGANPICVVSSPQKAEICRAMGAEAIIDRTAEDYRFWKDENTQDPKEWKRFGKRIRELTGGEDIDIVFEHPGRETFGASVYVTRKGGTITTCASTSGYMHQYDNRYLWMSLKRIIGSHFANYREAWEANRLVAKGRIHPTLSKVYSLEETGQAAYDVHRNLHQGKVGVLALAPQEGLGVRDEAKRAQHIDAINRFRNI
- a CDS encoding TetR family transcriptional regulator, with protein sequence MSQPARSSRTPATPDAPESAAGGRAAAQRLKMRRELAAAAMELFSTKGYEATTVDEIAAAAGVARRTFFRHFRSKEEAIFPDHDDTLIRAEAVLNAAPAHEHPLDTVCRGIKEVMRMYAARPEISVARYKLTREVPTLREAEIASVARYERLFTRYLLGHFDEHAHDDDANDDPLLAEVAASAVVTAHNHVLRRWLRAGGQGDVESQLDHAFAIVRKTFGTGIGAGRGAAAPQPAAAAVSSAGEVLVTVARTDASLDEVMRTIEQALKER
- a CDS encoding 3-hydroxyacyl-CoA dehydrogenase family protein; its protein translation is MAAPLSDTPLSPLQTIAVIGLGTMGSGIAEVLATAGRDVIGVDVSEAQTAAAVAALEASTARSVRRGRLTEQERTDVLARVRVSTDLRTAADADLVIEVAPESYEVKQQIFRELDGIVRPGTILATGTNALSVTRLAADSAHPERVLGLHFFNPAPAMKLIEVVSSVLTAPAAVTAVTDLALDLGKEPVAVGDRPGFVADGLLFGYLNQAAAMYEARYASREDIDAAMRLGCGLPMGPLALLDLIGVDTARTVLEAMYAESHDRLHAPAPILKQLSEAGLTGRKSGRGFYTYETPGGATVVPDALTPLSDGAGAAGRVVSSVGVAGSGTMASGIAEVFAKAGYDVVLAARSEEKAQTAKARIGKSLARSVDKGRLTAEAAAQILDRITPAGSYDAFADVDLALEAVAEDLEVKQQLFATLDKVCKPGAVLATTTSSLPVVACARATSRPQDVIGMHFFNPAPAMKLVEVVRTVLTAEDVHATVHEVCARIKKHAVDCGDRAGFIVNALLFPYLNNAIKMVQDHYATLDDIDAAMKLGGGYPMGPFELLDVVGLDVSLAIEKVLHREFRDPGLAPAPLLEHLVAAGCLGRKTGRGFREYARR